From Bradyrhizobium sp. NDS-1, the proteins below share one genomic window:
- a CDS encoding type II and III secretion system protein family protein: MNYEDDRTGLRIRGKRARSFLTGMMLMTLGLLAAPDAVSAADRPVGDQAPMQAPDLEVSSVATIAPARSRFLSLGVGKSVVIDLPREVKDVLVADPKIANAVIRSAQRAYIIGGQVGQTNVVFFTADGQQVAAYDIAVKRDLNGMRAALRQSLPGVQIEGVGDSVMLTGSVSSPVEAQQAGDVAAKLVGGSDKVVNNIVVRGRDQVMLKVVVGEVRRDIVKQLGVDLSASLNAGTAVVNFNNSNPFSVSGGPIVGSNGLGVAGLAKGFATVSATMRAMESAGVMRTLAEPSLTAISGESATFIAGGEFPIPAGYSCDPVTHVCTTQVTYKKFGISLNFTPVVLAEGRISLRVMTEVSELSNTNAITLTQAVSSNSSNSITIPSIQTRRAETTLEIPSGGSMAMAGLIQQKTKQAINGLPGVDQVPIIGALFRSQDFVNNETELMVIVTPYVVRAVAQKELARPDDGFAPASDAQSALLGRMNRLYGIARRVDPIAGTPDDFGFIID, translated from the coding sequence ATGAACTACGAGGATGATCGGACGGGCCTGCGCATTCGGGGGAAGCGCGCGCGCTCGTTCCTGACGGGGATGATGCTGATGACGCTGGGGCTGCTCGCGGCCCCCGACGCCGTCAGCGCCGCGGATCGCCCGGTGGGCGACCAGGCGCCGATGCAAGCTCCGGATCTCGAGGTGTCGTCGGTCGCGACGATCGCGCCCGCGAGGTCGCGTTTTCTCTCGCTTGGCGTCGGCAAGTCCGTCGTCATCGACCTGCCGCGCGAGGTCAAGGACGTGCTGGTGGCCGATCCCAAGATCGCCAATGCCGTCATCCGCTCGGCCCAGCGCGCCTATATCATAGGCGGCCAGGTCGGCCAGACCAATGTCGTGTTCTTCACCGCCGACGGCCAGCAGGTCGCCGCCTATGACATCGCGGTGAAGCGCGATCTCAACGGCATGCGCGCGGCCCTTCGCCAGTCCCTTCCCGGCGTGCAGATCGAAGGCGTCGGCGACAGCGTAATGCTGACCGGATCGGTGTCGAGCCCGGTCGAGGCACAGCAGGCCGGCGACGTCGCCGCCAAGCTGGTCGGCGGTTCGGACAAGGTCGTCAACAACATCGTCGTGCGCGGCCGCGACCAGGTGATGCTCAAGGTCGTCGTCGGCGAGGTGCGCCGCGACATCGTCAAGCAGCTCGGTGTCGATCTCAGCGCCAGCCTGAACGCGGGCACTGCGGTGGTGAATTTCAACAATTCCAATCCGTTCTCGGTCTCGGGCGGACCGATCGTCGGCAGCAATGGGCTCGGCGTCGCCGGCCTCGCCAAGGGCTTCGCCACCGTCAGCGCCACCATGCGCGCAATGGAAAGCGCCGGCGTCATGCGCACGCTCGCCGAGCCGAGCCTGACGGCGATCTCGGGCGAATCCGCCACCTTCATCGCCGGCGGCGAATTTCCGATTCCCGCAGGCTATTCCTGCGATCCGGTCACCCACGTCTGTACCACCCAGGTCACCTACAAGAAGTTCGGCATCTCCCTGAACTTCACCCCGGTCGTGCTCGCCGAAGGCCGCATCAGCCTGCGCGTGATGACCGAGGTCTCGGAGCTGTCGAATACGAACGCGATCACGCTGACGCAGGCGGTGTCCTCGAACTCGAGCAACTCGATCACCATCCCCTCGATCCAGACCCGCCGCGCGGAGACCACGCTGGAAATTCCCTCGGGTGGCTCGATGGCGATGGCCGGCCTGATCCAGCAGAAGACCAAGCAGGCGATCAACGGCCTGCCTGGCGTCGACCAGGTGCCGATCATCGGCGCGCTGTTCCGCAGCCAGGACTTCGTCAACAACGAGACCGAGTTGATGGTGATCGTGACGCCCTATGTGGTGCGCGCGGTCGCCCAGAAAGAACTGGCACGGCCCGACGACGGCTTCGCGCCGGCATCGGACGCGCAGTCGGCGCTGCTCGGCCGCATGAACCGTCTCTACGGCATCGCGCGCCGCGTCGATCCGATCGCCGGCACGCCGGACGATTTCGGCTTCATCATCGACTGA
- a CDS encoding CpaD family pilus assembly protein has translation MTTTSADRRRNLRVALALTGLSVMLGACNTTGEIVTQTVPTDYRQRHPIAVQEGKKSIVIFVGKARGGLSAAQHSDVAGIARDWVREGTGSVIVDVPVDSANSRAAAATYREIRSVLASGGVPPRAIVQHPYRPEDPGLLPTIRLSYSRMAAVAGPCGLWPEDLGPNILDPGYNENRPYFNLGCASQRNLAAMIDNPADLEQPRAETPAYTARRDIAFERYRKGTPIATPSPDSDKAKLSDTGK, from the coding sequence ATGACGACAACATCAGCCGATCGACGCCGCAACTTGAGGGTCGCGCTTGCACTGACGGGCCTCTCCGTCATGCTGGGCGCCTGCAACACCACCGGCGAGATCGTCACCCAGACGGTGCCGACCGACTATCGTCAGCGCCACCCGATCGCAGTTCAGGAAGGCAAGAAGTCGATCGTGATCTTCGTCGGCAAGGCGAGGGGCGGCCTTTCGGCCGCGCAGCATTCGGACGTTGCGGGCATCGCGCGGGACTGGGTGCGCGAAGGCACCGGCTCCGTCATCGTCGACGTCCCCGTCGACAGCGCGAATTCGCGCGCGGCGGCGGCGACCTATCGGGAGATCCGGTCCGTGCTCGCATCCGGCGGCGTGCCGCCGCGGGCCATCGTTCAGCATCCCTATCGCCCTGAAGATCCCGGGCTGCTGCCCACCATCCGCCTGAGCTATTCCAGGATGGCCGCGGTCGCTGGTCCCTGCGGGCTGTGGCCGGAAGACCTCGGACCCAACATCCTCGATCCCGGCTACAACGAGAACCGGCCCTATTTCAATCTGGGCTGCGCCAGCCAGCGCAATCTCGCGGCGATGATCGACAACCCCGCCGATCTCGAGCAGCCGCGTGCCGAGACCCCCGCCTATACCGCGCGACGCGACATCGCCTTCGAGCGCTACCGCAAGGGCACGCCGATCGCGACCCCCTCACCCGACTCCGACAAGGCCAAACTCAGCGATACCGGCAAATGA
- a CDS encoding CpaE family protein gives MTRLHDDDANDPQHPEEHIAPVPRISVQAFCETEKTLKAVTAAGEDRRLAKAHLTAKDGGLAAAIEVYETMPTPNVIVIESDGTRDILEGLDDLAGVCDPGTRVVVIGNPNDTAPYRELVRRGVNDYVVGPVETLDVVRSICSLFSASEAIITGRVIAVVGAKGGVGASTVAHNVAWTIARDLALDSVVIDLDLAFGTAGLDYNQDPVQGIANAVLSQDRPDTALMERLLSKCTERLGLLAAPATLDRVYDFGAEAFDAIFDTLRMTTPCIVLDVPHQWSGWTRRALVNADDIVIVAEPDLANLRNTKNMLTVLKAARPNDRPPLYCLNQVGMHKRAEIEVKAFAKTMESQPLAVIPFDSKLFSTAANNGQMIAEVSKNHRTTELFQNMANRLAGRGEVKKPRRSLLEPLLKKLKGKPGRGSAPHRKAS, from the coding sequence ATGACACGTCTCCACGACGACGACGCGAACGATCCGCAACACCCCGAGGAACACATTGCGCCGGTTCCTCGGATCTCCGTGCAGGCCTTTTGCGAGACCGAGAAGACGCTCAAAGCGGTGACCGCGGCGGGAGAAGACCGCCGGCTCGCCAAGGCGCACCTCACCGCCAAGGACGGTGGCCTTGCCGCGGCGATCGAAGTCTATGAGACGATGCCGACGCCGAACGTGATCGTGATCGAATCCGACGGCACGCGCGACATCCTCGAGGGGCTCGACGACCTCGCCGGCGTCTGCGACCCCGGCACCCGCGTGGTCGTGATCGGCAATCCCAACGACACCGCGCCCTATCGCGAGCTGGTGCGCCGCGGCGTCAACGACTATGTGGTCGGACCGGTCGAAACCCTCGACGTCGTCCGCTCGATCTGCAGCCTGTTCTCGGCCTCCGAGGCCATCATCACCGGCCGCGTCATCGCGGTGGTCGGCGCCAAGGGCGGCGTCGGCGCCTCCACCGTCGCGCATAACGTGGCCTGGACCATCGCCCGCGACCTCGCGCTCGATTCGGTCGTCATCGACCTCGACCTCGCCTTCGGCACCGCGGGCCTCGACTACAATCAGGACCCGGTGCAGGGCATCGCCAACGCAGTGCTGTCGCAGGACCGGCCGGACACGGCGCTGATGGAGCGCCTGCTTTCCAAATGCACCGAGCGCCTCGGCCTTCTCGCGGCGCCTGCCACGCTCGACCGCGTCTACGATTTCGGTGCCGAGGCCTTCGACGCCATCTTCGACACGCTGCGCATGACCACGCCCTGCATCGTGCTCGACGTTCCACACCAATGGTCCGGGTGGACGCGGCGCGCGCTGGTGAATGCCGACGACATCGTGATCGTCGCCGAGCCCGATCTCGCCAATTTGCGCAACACCAAGAACATGCTGACCGTGCTGAAGGCGGCACGACCGAACGACCGGCCGCCGCTGTACTGCCTCAACCAGGTCGGCATGCACAAGCGCGCGGAGATCGAGGTCAAGGCCTTCGCCAAGACCATGGAGAGCCAGCCGCTCGCGGTGATCCCGTTCGATTCGAAACTGTTCTCGACCGCGGCCAATAACGGCCAGATGATCGCGGAGGTCTCCAAGAACCACCGCACCACCGAGCTGTTCCAGAACATGGCGAACCGCCTCGCTGGCCGCGGCGAGGTGAAGAAGCCGAGGCGCTCGTTGCTCGAGCCGCTGCTGAAGAAGCTGAAGGGCAAGCCGGGGCGCGGATCAGCCCCTCATCGCAAGGCGTCGTGA
- a CDS encoding tetratricopeptide repeat protein: MPKRSSLAFAAARLLLPALLVLTLGGCQTAGIEDVTGALGARSETADKADPTPDMDALRARYRAKPGDPDIALAYGKALRESGQRAQAVAVLEQAVLGHSSNKALLAGYGRALADNGNFQQAFDVLGRAHSPEDPDWRILSAQGAALDQLGRNEEAQQYYAAALKIVPNEPTVLSNLGLSYMLQNNLSKAEQVLGRAHQRNQNDARVRANLALVLGLQGREAEAEILVKADLPPDQAAAKVTALRQLLAKKQQQRADK, from the coding sequence ATGCCCAAGCGTTCGTCCCTCGCCTTTGCTGCGGCGAGATTGCTGCTTCCCGCACTCCTGGTGCTCACCCTCGGCGGTTGCCAGACCGCCGGCATCGAGGACGTGACCGGCGCGCTCGGCGCCAGGTCGGAAACGGCTGACAAGGCCGACCCCACGCCGGACATGGACGCTTTGCGTGCGCGCTATCGCGCCAAGCCTGGTGATCCCGACATTGCGCTCGCCTACGGCAAGGCGCTGCGCGAGAGCGGCCAGCGCGCACAGGCGGTTGCGGTGTTGGAGCAGGCCGTGCTCGGTCATTCCAGCAACAAGGCGCTGCTCGCGGGCTATGGCCGCGCGCTCGCCGACAACGGTAATTTCCAGCAGGCCTTCGACGTCCTCGGCCGCGCGCATTCGCCTGAGGATCCCGATTGGCGCATCCTGTCGGCGCAGGGCGCGGCGCTCGATCAACTCGGCCGCAACGAGGAAGCGCAGCAATATTACGCCGCGGCGTTGAAGATCGTGCCGAACGAGCCGACCGTGCTGTCCAATCTTGGCCTGTCCTATATGCTGCAAAACAATCTGTCGAAGGCCGAACAGGTGCTCGGCCGCGCTCATCAGCGCAATCAGAACGATGCGCGGGTCCGCGCCAATCTGGCGCTCGTGCTGGGATTGCAAGGCCGCGAGGCCGAGGCCGAAATCCTCGTGAAGGCCGACCTGCCGCCCGATCAGGCCGCGGCAAAGGTCACTGCGCTGCGGCAGCTGCTGGCAAAGAAACAGCAGCAACGGGCGGACAAATAG
- a CDS encoding PilZ domain-containing protein, whose translation MLANRRRSERRMCSRLAKIHFGAGSLPRDCTITDISDGGVKVVAEFLEVPPQFTIIFAPDYSRQCRLRWRIGCEFGAEFTD comes from the coding sequence ATGCTTGCAAATCGCCGGAGAAGCGAACGTCGGATGTGCAGCCGGCTCGCCAAGATCCATTTTGGCGCGGGGTCGCTGCCGCGGGACTGCACGATCACGGATATCTCGGATGGCGGCGTGAAAGTGGTGGCGGAATTCTTGGAAGTGCCGCCGCAATTCACCATCATCTTCGCGCCCGATTATTCCCGCCAATGCCGCCTGCGCTGGCGCATCGGCTGCGAGTTCGGCGCCGAATTCACCGATTAG
- a CDS encoding YifB family Mg chelatase-like AAA ATPase, which translates to MVQRVSTVAFEGIEARAVDVQVQVAPGLPAFAIVGLPDKAVSEARERVRSALIASGLALPARRIIVNLAPADLPKEGSHYDLPIALGLMAAIGAIPPDALSGFTVLGELGLDGSIAPVAGVLPAAIGANMREEGLICPASCGSEAAWASPDIQIIAASSLIQIANHFKGTQVLSRPSPKVHEAAASTLDLRDIKGQESAKRALEIAAAGGHHLLMIGAPGAGKSMLAARLPSILPPLSPGELLEVSMIASVAGEIEGGALTARRPFRSPHHSASMAALTGGGMRAKPGEISLAHQGVLFLDELPEFDPRVLDSLRQPLENGEVAVSRANHRVTYPARFMLVAAMNPCRCGNAFEPGYACKRGRIDRCTGDYQARISGPLMDRIDLRIEVPAVTAADLILPPPAEGSAEVAARVAAARDIQLARYADAGLPNVRTNAEAPASVLEEIAKPDAQGAKLLRDAAETMRLSARGYHRVLRVARTLADLDSADRIGRLHLAEALSYRALAEDVRQLA; encoded by the coding sequence ATGGTTCAGCGGGTTTCCACCGTCGCCTTTGAGGGAATCGAGGCCCGCGCGGTCGACGTGCAGGTGCAGGTCGCGCCGGGCCTGCCGGCGTTCGCCATCGTCGGCCTGCCGGACAAGGCGGTGTCGGAGGCGCGCGAGCGGGTGCGTTCGGCGCTGATCGCCTCTGGCCTCGCGCTGCCGGCGCGGCGGATCATCGTCAATCTGGCGCCGGCCGACCTGCCCAAGGAGGGCAGCCATTACGATTTGCCGATCGCGCTCGGCCTGATGGCGGCGATCGGCGCGATCCCGCCGGATGCGCTGAGCGGCTTCACGGTGCTCGGCGAGCTCGGCCTCGACGGCTCGATCGCGCCCGTGGCCGGCGTCCTTCCCGCCGCCATCGGCGCCAATATGCGCGAGGAAGGGCTGATCTGCCCGGCGTCCTGCGGCTCCGAGGCGGCGTGGGCCAGCCCGGACATCCAGATCATCGCCGCAAGCTCGCTGATCCAGATCGCCAACCATTTCAAGGGCACCCAGGTGCTGTCGCGCCCTTCGCCGAAGGTGCACGAGGCCGCCGCCTCGACGCTCGACCTCCGCGACATCAAGGGTCAGGAAAGCGCCAAGCGGGCGCTGGAGATCGCAGCCGCCGGCGGGCATCATTTGCTCATGATCGGCGCACCGGGCGCCGGCAAATCGATGCTGGCGGCACGCCTGCCCTCGATCCTGCCGCCGCTCTCGCCCGGCGAGCTGCTCGAGGTCTCGATGATCGCGTCCGTCGCCGGCGAGATCGAAGGCGGCGCGCTGACGGCACGGCGGCCGTTCCGCTCGCCGCATCATTCCGCGAGCATGGCCGCTCTCACCGGCGGCGGCATGCGCGCCAAGCCCGGCGAGATATCACTCGCGCATCAGGGCGTGCTGTTCCTCGACGAATTGCCCGAGTTCGATCCGCGCGTGCTGGATTCGCTGCGGCAACCGCTGGAGAACGGCGAGGTCGCCGTATCGCGCGCCAATCACCGCGTCACCTACCCTGCCCGCTTCATGCTGGTGGCGGCGATGAATCCGTGCCGCTGCGGCAACGCGTTCGAGCCCGGCTATGCCTGCAAGCGCGGTCGCATCGACCGCTGCACGGGCGATTACCAGGCACGCATCTCGGGGCCGCTGATGGACCGTATCGATCTGCGCATCGAAGTGCCGGCCGTGACCGCGGCCGATTTGATCCTGCCGCCGCCGGCGGAGGGATCGGCCGAGGTCGCCGCGCGCGTCGCGGCGGCGCGCGACATCCAGCTCGCGCGCTATGCCGATGCCGGTCTGCCCAATGTCCGCACCAATGCCGAGGCGCCGGCCTCCGTGTTGGAAGAAATCGCCAAGCCGGATGCGCAAGGCGCCAAATTGCTGCGCGACGCCGCCGAGACGATGCGGCTGTCGGCGCGCGGCTATCACCGCGTGCTGCGGGTGGCCCGCACGCTGGCCGATCTCGATTCCGCCGACAGGATCGGCCGGCTGCATCTGGCCGAAGCGCTGTCCTATCGCGCACTCGCGGAGGATGTGCGGCAGCTGGCTTGA
- a CDS encoding ATP-binding protein — MGRTFRIKVRMRRFRRRHPRIAFAIRSFMIFSATFGGAYGFVTGSRSDNSGYDPHAFAIGASFLFALACLGLATLSMRLRFVNKRLRTLAAHNEALIDRNWELKEAEERARSLFEQQGDLIVLRDTSGRITFANEAYCTLAGQARSALVGTRFDFDILEQGDSARESNGTRVHDQKIATPLGARWIAWREGYVRHDAGQPAELQSVGRDVTDRTETERALSDARDQADAANRAKSRFLAMASHEIRTPLNGIIGMGGLLLDTTLTPEQTTYARAVKTSGEALMALIEELLDYSKIEAGKLDLQLRPFALSTLIEEITELLAPRAQAKDLEIASYIDERLPLEVVGDAARLRQVLLNLAGNAIKFTSNGGVALIVEPGIWPNEISFLVRDTGIGIAPEAQQRIFREFEQADERVSRTYGGTGLGLSISERIVKRMGGRITLASEPGKGSTFEVAMPLPPSQAGAGQTAFPSPDLGGKSMLLVADGIEASLIARRLERWGGQTCMVSDAAVAEALLPERSWHAVLIDRAIGPATADHLGEMARAHAAQRLVLLTSGSRHEKLSPAFTGFLVKPLRAASLAARLALTPEVASPDLAPEPPVEAAGATQARSLSILVAEDNEINALLMRSLLTKLGHRVVIAVHGEAALESWLAASSAGTPYDLVLMDIQMPQLDGIEATKHIRAHEAAIGGHHTPVLALTANTLEEDRYACFEAGMNGFLIKPLDREKLEEALAGLAAPRHLAV; from the coding sequence ATGGGTCGGACGTTCCGGATCAAGGTGCGCATGCGCCGCTTCAGGCGACGGCACCCCCGAATTGCCTTTGCGATCCGTTCCTTCATGATCTTCTCGGCGACCTTCGGCGGCGCCTATGGTTTCGTGACCGGCAGCCGGTCCGACAATTCCGGCTACGATCCCCACGCCTTCGCGATCGGCGCGAGCTTCCTGTTCGCGCTCGCCTGCCTCGGCCTTGCGACGCTGAGCATGCGCCTGCGCTTCGTCAATAAGCGGCTGCGGACGCTCGCGGCCCACAACGAGGCGCTCATCGACCGCAATTGGGAGCTGAAGGAGGCCGAAGAACGCGCCCGCAGCCTGTTCGAGCAGCAGGGCGACCTCATCGTGCTGCGCGACACGAGCGGCCGCATCACCTTTGCCAACGAGGCCTATTGCACACTCGCCGGTCAGGCGCGCAGCGCGCTGGTGGGTACGCGTTTCGACTTCGATATTCTGGAGCAGGGCGACAGCGCGCGCGAGAGCAACGGCACGCGCGTCCACGACCAGAAGATCGCGACCCCGCTCGGCGCGCGCTGGATTGCGTGGCGCGAGGGCTACGTCCGTCACGATGCCGGGCAACCCGCCGAATTGCAGAGCGTGGGACGCGACGTCACCGACCGCACCGAGACCGAACGTGCGCTGTCCGACGCGCGCGACCAGGCCGACGCCGCCAACCGCGCCAAATCGCGCTTTCTGGCGATGGCCTCGCACGAGATCCGCACGCCGCTGAACGGCATCATCGGCATGGGCGGCCTGTTGCTCGACACCACGCTGACGCCGGAGCAGACGACCTACGCGCGAGCGGTGAAGACGTCGGGCGAAGCCCTGATGGCGCTGATCGAGGAGCTGCTCGACTATTCCAAGATCGAGGCGGGCAAGCTCGATCTCCAGCTGCGTCCCTTCGCCCTGTCCACGCTGATCGAGGAAATCACCGAGCTGCTGGCGCCGCGTGCACAGGCCAAGGACCTCGAGATCGCATCCTATATCGACGAGCGCCTGCCGCTCGAGGTGGTCGGCGACGCGGCGCGGTTGCGCCAGGTGCTGCTCAATCTCGCCGGCAACGCCATCAAGTTCACAAGCAATGGCGGCGTCGCGCTGATCGTCGAACCCGGCATCTGGCCGAACGAGATCAGCTTCCTGGTCCGGGACACCGGCATCGGCATCGCGCCGGAAGCGCAGCAACGCATTTTCCGAGAGTTCGAACAGGCCGACGAGCGCGTCTCCCGTACCTATGGCGGCACCGGACTTGGACTTTCCATCAGCGAGCGCATCGTCAAGCGCATGGGCGGCCGGATCACGCTCGCGAGCGAGCCGGGCAAAGGCTCGACCTTCGAGGTCGCAATGCCGCTTCCGCCGTCGCAAGCCGGCGCGGGACAGACCGCCTTTCCGAGCCCTGACCTCGGCGGCAAGTCGATGCTTCTGGTCGCGGACGGAATCGAGGCCTCGCTGATCGCGCGGCGTCTGGAGCGTTGGGGCGGCCAGACCTGCATGGTCTCGGATGCGGCAGTTGCCGAAGCGCTGCTGCCCGAACGCTCATGGCACGCAGTGCTGATCGATCGCGCGATCGGCCCTGCCACCGCCGACCATCTGGGCGAAATGGCCCGCGCGCATGCAGCCCAGCGCCTCGTGCTGCTGACGTCGGGCTCGCGCCATGAAAAGCTGTCGCCAGCCTTCACAGGCTTTCTGGTCAAGCCGCTGCGGGCAGCCTCGCTCGCCGCGCGCCTCGCGCTGACGCCGGAAGTCGCCTCACCCGATCTCGCGCCGGAGCCACCGGTTGAAGCCGCCGGCGCGACGCAGGCAAGGAGCCTGTCGATCCTCGTCGCCGAGGACAACGAGATCAACGCGTTGTTGATGCGCTCGCTGCTGACGAAGCTCGGCCATCGTGTCGTCATCGCCGTCCACGGCGAGGCCGCGCTGGAATCCTGGCTCGCCGCTTCATCGGCCGGCACGCCCTACGATCTCGTGCTGATGGATATCCAGATGCCGCAGCTCGACGGCATCGAGGCGACCAAGCATATCCGCGCGCATGAGGCCGCCATTGGCGGCCATCACACGCCGGTCCTCGCGCTCACCGCCAATACGCTGGAGGAGGATCGCTATGCCTGTTTCGAGGCGGGCATGAACGGATTTCTGATCAAGCCGCTCGACCGGGAAAAATTGGAAGAGGCGCTGGCGGGTCTGGCAGCCCCCCGGCACCTCGCGGTCTGA
- a CDS encoding histidine phosphatase family protein — MNVLCRLALVVFLVGLSRHAAADTPELIASLKQGGYVLVFRHTATDDSQKDVYPFKFEDMSAQRQLSEKGRDMARQIGTALKDLAIPIGDIYTSRLNRAVEAGKLISGREVKPVDALTDSSNASASGMANPTGANAKAGQAVRQLVDAAPKAGTNTFLVTHKTNIADAFGKEAGDVQEGEAFVYKAGSSGPATFAGRIKLADWGAKAGK; from the coding sequence ATGAATGTGCTTTGCCGCCTCGCACTTGTTGTTTTCCTCGTTGGGTTATCCCGACACGCCGCAGCGGATACACCGGAACTCATCGCATCGCTCAAGCAGGGCGGCTACGTGCTGGTGTTTCGGCACACCGCCACCGACGACAGCCAGAAGGATGTCTACCCCTTCAAGTTCGAAGACATGAGCGCCCAGCGCCAGCTCAGCGAAAAGGGCAGGGACATGGCGCGCCAGATCGGGACGGCGCTCAAGGACCTCGCGATTCCCATTGGCGATATCTACACCAGCCGGCTGAACCGGGCGGTCGAGGCTGGCAAGCTGATCTCGGGACGCGAGGTCAAGCCGGTCGATGCGTTAACGGACAGCAGCAACGCGAGCGCGTCGGGAATGGCAAACCCGACGGGTGCAAATGCTAAGGCGGGTCAGGCGGTGCGTCAGCTCGTCGATGCGGCCCCGAAGGCCGGCACCAACACTTTCCTTGTCACCCACAAGACCAACATCGCCGACGCCTTCGGCAAGGAGGCCGGCGACGTCCAGGAAGGCGAAGCTTTCGTCTACAAGGCCGGCAGCTCCGGCCCCGCGACCTTCGCCGGGCGCATCAAGCTCGCCGACTGGGGCGCGAAAGCGGGCAAGTAG
- a CDS encoding AI-2E family transporter produces the protein MSTSEDRSFLILLAAISVAFAWVLWPFSGALLWAVLLAIIFAPLYRRTLEALPGKHNLAALFTVVVVVVMVLIPVAIVIASLIDQGGELYQRIQNGEINFAHPLQQLRSALPDWTASLADRLASIDLSYIKERLSNLVVPAGQQLAGHALNIGQVTLEFVASLFVMLYLLFFMLRDGDELNARIRDALPLRPRHTAEILHAFTLAVRGTIKGIVLVALIQGALGGLIFWLLGLTAPLLAGALMALLSLLPVLGSAMVWVPVALYLLVAGSVTKGLVLLAFGTFVIGLADNFLRPILVGQSIQMPSYVVLLATLGGLATFGANGFVIGPLVAAMFLTAWQIYVGSKMQQEVRK, from the coding sequence GTGAGTACCTCGGAAGACCGTTCTTTCCTCATCCTGCTTGCTGCGATCTCGGTTGCGTTCGCCTGGGTGCTTTGGCCGTTCTCCGGCGCATTGCTGTGGGCCGTACTGCTGGCGATCATCTTCGCGCCGCTCTATCGGCGCACTCTGGAAGCGCTCCCGGGCAAGCACAATCTTGCAGCACTGTTCACTGTCGTCGTCGTCGTCGTGATGGTCCTGATCCCGGTCGCCATCGTCATCGCTTCCCTCATCGATCAGGGCGGAGAGCTGTATCAGCGCATTCAGAACGGAGAAATCAATTTCGCGCATCCCCTGCAGCAGCTGCGATCCGCGCTGCCCGACTGGACGGCTTCCCTGGCGGATCGCCTAGCGTCCATCGATCTTTCCTACATCAAGGAACGCCTGTCGAATCTGGTCGTCCCCGCCGGTCAACAGCTGGCCGGACATGCGCTCAACATCGGGCAGGTAACGCTGGAGTTCGTCGCGAGCCTGTTCGTGATGTTGTACCTGCTGTTTTTCATGTTGCGCGACGGTGACGAGCTCAACGCACGCATCCGCGACGCGCTGCCGCTGCGCCCGAGGCATACTGCCGAGATTCTCCATGCATTCACCCTCGCTGTTCGCGGGACGATCAAAGGGATCGTGCTCGTTGCCCTGATTCAGGGAGCGCTGGGCGGGCTGATCTTCTGGCTGCTCGGCCTGACTGCGCCGCTGCTGGCGGGCGCGCTCATGGCCCTGCTCTCGCTCTTGCCCGTGCTCGGCTCCGCCATGGTTTGGGTTCCGGTCGCGCTCTACCTGCTTGTGGCAGGTTCGGTCACGAAGGGACTCGTCCTGCTCGCATTCGGCACCTTCGTGATCGGTCTTGCGGACAATTTCCTACGCCCGATCCTGGTCGGCCAGTCGATACAAATGCCGAGCTACGTCGTGCTGCTTGCCACCCTGGGCGGGTTGGCCACGTTCGGCGCGAACGGCTTCGTCATCGGCCCGCTCGTCGCCGCCATGTTTCTGACGGCGTGGCAGATCTACGTTGGCTCGAAGATGCAACAGGAGGTCCGGAAATGA